From a region of the Gossypium raimondii isolate GPD5lz chromosome 10, ASM2569854v1, whole genome shotgun sequence genome:
- the LOC105776131 gene encoding disease resistance protein RPP8-like: protein MEEAIVSLAVERISDLLIHEAVFLKDVKDQVESLNAELKRMQCFLKDADRNLEQDARFQNRVSEIRNLAYDAEDVIDSFILKAAYQRGFHGIVKRFTSIFTKPYHLHKIGVQVKAIKTKLQNISENLPAFEIPDDGEGSSSIFKVQQQFRRTYSHVEEEDVVSLEVSTKDVMTMLMFEEDRPHAVVSIVGMGGLGKTTLARKVYNHVDVRRHFDFLAWFSISQQCKPREVLLSVLMKVLSPSNDEREKIEKMDEIELRRTLFDALKEKRYLVVLDDIWRSEDWDILKPAFPRGRKGSKILFTTRIKNVASRADPWSTPVELSLLTDDESWNLLCRKAFPRSKMGSQCCSEEFVKLGKEMVKKCGGLPLAIVVLGCLLATKQSVAQWEMVHKNIHGHLNELPHQDRQYGAVNRILVLSYNDLPYPLKPCFLYLSHYPEDWEIPKKELIRLWIAEGFIPENEEFLMEDLGQKFLEELIDRSLVQVSRQDSTGTNVETCRVHDLLRDLCTKKAREEKFLEIIQQPLHELEVTLAESMLRRISIHPSKSKVYLKGEHPKLRSLLFSQNEEFVELCISKYKSFKFLRVLTLAKRGNYNKWWHVSTEIGNLQHLRYLKLHCKSKIILPRSIGRLKNLYSLYIKCFCDIVIPDGVFKLERLRHIVIKLGVHGFRWRQGFTSKNIETLKFIVVDKKAAENNAVLRWTNIQSLGIAFTRAEYVKPTLILLAKLQRLRSVSLSFFDGSHLDLEPLSQYDHLSKLKLLGRIEDEPHPNGQVLKFLPANIVKLTLVDCELSQDPMAVLEKLCHLRILYLQEAYIGSEMVCSANGFPKLDYLQMSCLHELEEWEIEEGAMPCLRELKLVYVESLRMLPEGLRYITTLQELNLRGLPSSLEERIEVIDGREGEEFYKVRHIPSIHIINSIPK from the coding sequence ATGGAAGAGGCTATTGTGTCCTTAGCTGTTGAAAGAATTTCAGATTTACTCATCCATGAAGCTGTTTTCCTCAAAGATGTGAAAGATCAAGTTGAGAGCCTAAACGCTGAACTGAAGCGAATGCAGTGTTTCTTGAAGGACGCGGATCGCAATCTTGAACAAGATGCGCGTTTCCAGAATCGGGTGTCGGAAATCAGAAATCTTGCTTATGATGCTGAAGATGTCATCGACTCTTTTATTCTTAAAGCAGCATATCAACGAGGTTTTCATGGGATTGTCAAGAGATTCACCTCCATTTTCACCAAACCTTATCATCTGCACAAAATCGGGGTGCAGGTCAAAGCAATCAAGACCAAGCTCCAAAACATTTCCGAGAATCTTCCAGCTTTTGAAATACCCGATGATGGAGAAGGCTCTAGCTCAATTTTCAAGGTGCAGCAACAGTTTAGAAGGACATACTCACATGTCGAGGAAGAGGACGTTGTTAGCTTGGAAGTTAGCACGAAGGATGTCATGACCATGTTGATGTTTGAAGAAGATAGACCCCACGCCGTGGTTTCCATAGTCGGCATGGGGGGCCTCGGTAAGACTACTCTTGCCAGAAAAGTATATAATCATGTTGATGTGAGACGCCATTTTGATTTCTTGGCTTGGTTTTCTATCTCTCAACAATGTAAGCCGAGAGAAGTTTTGCTTAGTGTCTTGATGAAAGTTCTCTCTCCTTCTAACGatgaaagagagaaaattgagaaaatggaCGAGATTGAGCTGAGGAGAACGCTTTTTGATGCTTTGAAAGAAAAGCGGTATTTGGTGGTCCTCGATGATATTTGGAGAAGCGAGGACTGGGATATTCTTAAACCTGCTTTTCCACGAGGAAGAAAGGGAAGCAAAATATTGTTCACAACACGAATAAAAAATGTGGCTTCACGTGCCGATCCATGGAGCACTCCCGTGGAGCTCTCACTTCTTACAGATGATGAAAGTTGGAATCTTTTGTGTAGAAAAGCATTCCCACGGAGCAAAATGGGTTCTCAATGCTGCTCAGAAGAATTTGTGAAGCTTGGAAAAGAGATGGTGAAAAAATGTGGAGGCTTGCCTTTAGCAATTGTTGTGTTGGGTTGCTTGCTGGCAACAAAACAGTCAGTGGCTCAATGGGAGATGGTTCATAAAAACATCCATGGACACTTAAATGAGCTCCCACACCAAGATCGCCAATATGGTGCAGTGAAcagaattttggttttaagcTACAATGACTTGCCTTATCCTTTAAAACCATGCTTTTTGTATCTTAGTCATTATCCAGAAGATTGGGAGATACCGAAAAAAGAACTCATTCGTTTATGGATCGCTGAAGGTTTCATTCCGGAAAACGAAGAATTCTTGATGGAGGATTTAGGCCAAAAATTCCTAGAAGAGCTTATAGATAGGAGCTTGGTTCAAGTTAGCAGGCAAGACTCTACAGGAACAAATGTGGAGACATGTCGAGTGCATGATCTCTTGAGGGACTTGTGCACGAAGAAAGCAAGAGAGGAGAAGTTCTTGGAAATTATTCAACAACCACTGCATGAACTTGAAGTGACATTGGCAGAATCTATGCTACGAAGAATTTCTATTCATCCTAGTAAATCGAAAGTTTATTTGAAGGGAGAGCATCCAAAATTACGCTCTTTGTTGTTTTCTCAGAATGAGGAATTCGTAGAATTATGCATTTCAAAATACaaaagcttcaaatttttaaGGGTGTTGACTCTTGCAAAAAGGGGCAACTACAATAAGTGGTGGCATGTGTCGACTGAAATTGGTAATCTCCAACATTTGAGATACTTGAAGTTACActgcaaaagcaaaattatttTGCCGCGGTCTATTGGCAGGTTGAAGAATCTGTACAGTTTATACATCAAGTGTTTTTGTGACATTGTAATTCCTGATGGTGTGTTTAAGTTAGAACGTTTAAGGCATATTGTAATAAAATTGGGTGTACATGGATTTCGTTGGCGGCAAGGGTTCActtcaaaaaatattgaaacttTGAAGTTCATAGTGGTGGATAAGAAGGCGGCTGAAAATAATGCGGTGCTTAGGTGGACTAATATTCAGAGTTTAGGAATAGCATTTACCAGAGCAGAATATGTGAAGCCTACCCTAATCTTGCTAGCCAAATTGCAACGCCTTAGGTCAGTGTCCTTAAGTTTTTTTGATGGCTCACACCTAGACTTGGAACCCCTTTCTCAATATGATCACCTCTCCAAACTGAAATTACTGGGTCGGATAGAAGATGAGCCACATCCGAACGGTCAGGTTTTGAAATTTCTTCCAGCAAATATTGTCAAATTAACTTTGGTTGACTGTGAGCTGAGCCAAGATCCAATGGCGGTATTAGAAAAGCTATGCCATTTGAGGATTCTCTATTTGCAGGAAGCATATATTGGGAGTGAAATGGTGTGCTCTGCAAATGGATTTCCTAAACTTGATTATCTTCAAATGTCTTGCTTACATGAGTTGGAGGAATGGGAAATAGAAGAAGGTGCAATGCCATGCCTTCGAGAATTGAAGTTGGTATATGTTGAGAGTTTAAGGATGCTTCCAGAAGGCTTGAGGTACATTACTACTCTCCAAGAATTGAATTTAAGAGGACTGCCTTCGTCATTGGAAGAAAGGATTGAAGTGATAGATGGAAGAGAAGGAGAGGAATTCTATAAAGTGCGCCACATTCCCTCCATCCACATTATTAATTCGATCCCAAAATAA
- the LOC105776138 gene encoding disease resistance protein RPP8-like isoform X1 translates to MEEAIVSLAVERISDLLIHEAVFLKDVKDQVESLRAELKRMQCFLKDADRNLEQDARFQNRVSEIRDLAYDAEDVIDSFILKAAYQRDSHGIVKRFTSIFTKPYHLHKIGVQLKAIKTELQNISENLPAFEIPGDGEGSSSIFKVQQRLRRAYSHVEEEDVVSLEVSTKDVMTKLMTEEDRPHAVVSIVGMGGLGKTTLARKVYNHVDVRRHFDFLAWFSISQQCKPREVLLSVLKKVLSPSNNDREKIEKMDEIELTRTLFDALKEKRYLVVLDDIWRSEDWDILKPAFPRGRKGSKILFTTRNRNVASRADSCNTPIELSFLTDDESWNLLCKKAFPRSKMGSQCCSEEFVKLGKDMVKKCGGLPLAIVVLGCLLATKQSVAQWEMVHKNIHGHLNELQHQDRQYGAVNRILVSSYNDLPYPLKPCFLYLSHYPEDWEIPKKELIRLWIAEGFIPENEEFLMEDLGEKFLEELIDRSLVQVSTRDYTGTNVETCRVHDLLRDFCMKKAREEKFLEIIQQPLHELEVTLAESMLRRISTHPSESKVYLKGKHPKLRSLLFSHSEKLVELCISKYKSFKFLRVLTLAKRSDCNQPWHVSTEIGNLQHLRYLKFYYNNKVILPRSIGRLKNLYTLYIKFCDDIVIPDGVFKLERLRHIVIKSVGKFHVDGFRWRQGFTSKNIETLKFIVVDEKAAENNAVLRWTNIQSLGIEFTRAEYVKPTLILLAKLQRLRSVSLCFFYCSHLDLEPLSQYYHLSKLKLLGPIKDEPHPNGHVLKFLPLNIVKLTLFDCGLRQDPMAVLEKLCHLRILFLKGAYIGSKMVCSTNGFPKLDYLLIMLIMLEEWEIEEGAMPCLRELTLANVESLRMLPEGLRYMTTLQKLNLIGISSLLKERIKVIDGREGEEFYKVRHIPFIRHFLMPK, encoded by the coding sequence GTGTCCTTAGCTGTTGAAAGAATTTCAGATTTACTCATCCATGAAGCTGTTTTCCTCAAAGATGTGAAAGATCAAGTTGAGAGTCTAAGGGCTGAACTGAAGCGAATGCAGTGTTTCTTGAAGGACGCGGATCGCAATCTTGAACAAGATGCGCGTTTCCAGAATCGGGTGTCGGAAATCAGAGATCTTGCTTATGATGCTGAAGATGTCATCGACTCTTTTATTCTTAAAGCAGCATATCAACGAGATTCTCATGGGATTGTCAAGAGATTCACCTCCATTTTCACCAAACCTTATCATCTGCACAAAATCGGGGTGCAGCTCAAAGCAATCAAGACCGAGCTCCAAAACATTTCCGAGAATCTTCCAGCTTTTGAGATACCCGGTGATGGAGAAGGCTCTAGCTCAATTTTCAAGGTGCAGCAACGGTTAAGAAGGGCATACTCACATGTCGAGGAAGAGGACGTTGTTAGCTTGGAGGTTAGCACCAAGGATGTCATGACCAAATTGATGACTGAAGAAGATAGACCCCACGCCGTAGTTTCCATAGTCGGCATGGGGGGCCTCGGTAAGACTACTCTTGCCAGAAAAGTATATAATCATGTTGATGTGAGACGCCATTTTGATTTCTTGGCTTGGTTTTCTATCTCTCAACAATGTAAGCCGAGAGAGGTTTTGCTTAGTGTCTTGAAGAAAGTTCTCTCTCCTTCTAACAATGATagagagaaaattgagaaaatggaCGAGATTGAGCTAACGAGAACGCTTTTTGATGCTTTGAAAGAAAAGCGGTATTTGGTGGTCCTCGATGATATTTGGAGAAGCGAGGACTGGGATATTCTTAAACCTGCTTTTCCACGAGGAAGAAAGGGAAGCAAAATATTGTTCACAACACGCAACAGGAATGTGGCTTCACGAGCCGATTCTTGCAACACTCCCATCGAGCTCTCATTTCTTACGGATGATGAAAGTTGGAATCTTTTGTGTAAGAAAGCATTCCCACGGAGCAAAATGGGTTCTCAATGCTGCTCAGAAGAATTTGTGAAGCTTGGAAAAGACATGGTGAAAAAATGTGGAGGCTTGCCTTTAGCAATTGTTGTGTTGGGTTGCTTGCTGGCAACAAAACAGTCCGTGGCTCAATGGGAGATGGTTCATAAAAACATCCATGGACACTTAAATGAGCTCCAACACCAAGATCGTCAATATGGTGCAGTGAACCGAATTTTGGTTTCAAGCTACAATGACTTGCCTTATCCTTTAAAACCATGCTTTTTGTATCTTAGTCATTATCCAGAAGATTGGGAGATACCGAAAAAAGAACTCATTCGTTTATGGATCGCTGAAGGTTTCATTCCGGAAAACGAAGAATTCTTGATGGAGGATTTAGGCGAAAAATTCCTAGAAGAGCTTATAGATAGGAGCTTGGTTCAAGTTAGCACGCGAGACTATACAGGAACAAATGTGGAGACATGTCGAGTGCATGATCTCTTGAGGGACTTTTGCATGAAGAAAGCAAGAGAGGAGAAGTTCTTGGAAATTATTCAACAACCACTGCATGAACTTGAAGTGACATTGGCAGAATCTATGCTACGAAGAATTTCTACTCATCCTAGTGAATCGAAAGTTTATTTGAAGGGAAAGCATCCAAAATTACGCTCTTTGTTGTTTTCTCATTCTGAGAAATTGGTAGAATTGTGCATTTCAAAATACaaaagcttcaaatttttaaGGGTGTTGACTCTTGCAAAAAGGAGCGACTGCAATCAACCGTGGCATGTGTCGACTGAAATTGGTAATCTCCAACATTTGAGATACTTGAAGTTTTACTACAATAACAAAGTGATTTTGCCGCGATCTATTGGCAGGTTGAAGAATCTGTACACTTTATACATCAAGTTTTGTGATGACATTGTAATTCCAGATGGTGTGTTTAAGTTAGAACGTTTAAGGCATATTGTAATAAAATCGGTTGGGAAATTCCACGTAGATGGATTTCGTTGGCGGCAAGGGTTCActtcaaaaaatattgaaacttTGAAGTTCATAGTGGTGGATGAGAAGGCGGCTGAAAATAATGCGGTGCTTAGGTGGACTAATATTCAGAGTTTAGGAATAGAATTTACCAGAGCAGAATATGTGAAGCCTACCCTAATCTTGCTAGCCAAATTGCAACGCCTTAGGTCAGTGTccttgtgttttttttattgctCACACCTAGACTTAGAACCCCTTTCTCAATATTATCACCTCTCCAAACTGAAATTACTGGGTCCGATAAAAGATGAGCCACATCCGAACGGTcatgttttgaaatttcttcCATTAAATATTGTCAAATTAACTTTGTTTGACTGTGGGCTGAGACAAGATCCAATGGCGGTATTAGAAAAGCTATGTCATTTGAGGATTCTCTTTTTGAAGGGAGCATATATTGGGAGTAAAATGGTGTGCTCTACAAATGGATTTCCTAAACTtgattatcttttaattatgttaattatgtTGGAGGAGTGGGAAATAGAAGAAGGTGCAATGCCATGCCTTCGAGAATTGACGTTGGCCAATGTTGAGAGTTTAAGGATGCTTCCAGAAGGATTGAGATACATGACTACTCtccaaaaattgaatttaataggAATATCTTCGTTATTGAAAGAAAGGATTAAAGTGATAGATGGAAGAGAAGGAGAGGAATTCTATAAAGTGCGCCACATTCCCTTCATCCGACATTTTTTGATGCCAAAATAA